The following coding sequences lie in one Isoptericola variabilis 225 genomic window:
- a CDS encoding iron ABC transporter permease, whose translation MTSVAAARAPRPAWGGALGRTVGWGLAAGVPLAFLGVFFAWPVVSLVLQGFFADDGAGGRVLDLSGFTEVLSQPRTWRVIGQTLAQATVGTALAVLLGLPGAYVLYRCRFPGRTLVRGLVTVPFVLPTVVVGVAFRALFVPGGLLGWAGLEETFAAVVLALVFFNYAVVVRTVGGLWERLDPRPEQAARALGATPWRAFRTVTLPALGPAIASAAAVVFLFCATAFGVVLVLGGMRYGTIETEIWIRTTQFLDLRAAAVLSVLQLVVVTVALLASARARTRRERALHLTSERASSHRLRLTTASDAVPALVTLLVVLGLLVLPMAGLVARSFRGPDGAWSLQNYVALGTTGGRNALTVTVWEATANSVRTAALATVLAVVVGGLVALVVSRRPHSAGGRRAVGVLDGLFMLPLGVSAVTVGFGFLITLDRPLGFDVDLRTSGLLVPIAQAVVAVPLVVRTVLPVLRAIDPRLREAAAVLGAAPGRVLRTVDGPIGLRSLGLAVGFAFAVSLGEFGATSFLARPDAATLPVVIFRLIGRPGAENYGMALAASVVLAALTATVMMVAERLRGDRPGGEF comes from the coding sequence GTGACCTCGGTCGCCGCCGCCCGGGCGCCGCGTCCCGCGTGGGGCGGGGCGCTCGGGCGCACCGTCGGGTGGGGGCTGGCGGCCGGGGTGCCGCTGGCCTTCCTCGGCGTGTTCTTCGCCTGGCCGGTGGTCTCCCTGGTGCTGCAGGGGTTCTTCGCCGACGACGGCGCGGGCGGGCGCGTGCTCGACCTGTCCGGCTTCACCGAGGTGCTGTCGCAGCCGCGCACGTGGCGCGTGATCGGGCAGACGCTCGCGCAGGCGACCGTGGGCACGGCGCTCGCGGTGCTGCTCGGCCTGCCGGGCGCGTACGTGCTGTACCGGTGCCGGTTCCCGGGGCGCACGCTCGTGCGCGGGCTCGTGACCGTGCCGTTCGTGCTGCCGACCGTCGTGGTCGGCGTCGCGTTCCGGGCGCTGTTCGTGCCCGGCGGCCTACTGGGCTGGGCGGGCCTCGAGGAGACGTTCGCCGCCGTCGTGCTCGCGCTCGTGTTCTTCAACTACGCGGTCGTGGTGCGGACCGTGGGCGGGCTGTGGGAGCGGCTCGACCCGCGCCCCGAGCAGGCCGCCCGCGCGCTCGGCGCGACGCCGTGGCGTGCGTTCCGCACGGTCACGCTGCCCGCGCTCGGGCCGGCGATCGCGTCGGCCGCGGCCGTGGTGTTCCTCTTCTGCGCGACGGCGTTCGGCGTCGTGCTCGTCCTCGGCGGGATGCGCTACGGCACGATCGAGACCGAGATCTGGATCCGCACCACCCAGTTCCTCGACCTGCGCGCGGCCGCCGTGCTCTCGGTGCTGCAGCTCGTCGTCGTGACGGTCGCGCTGCTGGCGAGCGCGCGGGCCCGGACCCGGCGCGAGCGGGCGCTGCACCTGACGAGCGAGCGCGCGTCGTCGCACCGCCTGCGCCTGACGACCGCGTCCGACGCCGTGCCCGCGCTCGTGACGCTGCTCGTGGTGCTCGGGCTGCTCGTGCTGCCCATGGCCGGGCTCGTCGCGCGCTCGTTCCGCGGGCCCGACGGCGCGTGGTCGCTGCAGAACTACGTCGCGCTCGGGACGACGGGCGGGCGCAACGCGCTCACCGTGACCGTGTGGGAGGCGACCGCCAACTCGGTGCGGACCGCGGCCCTGGCGACCGTGCTCGCCGTCGTTGTGGGCGGGCTCGTGGCGCTCGTCGTGTCGCGGCGGCCGCACTCGGCGGGCGGGCGCCGGGCCGTCGGCGTGCTCGACGGGCTGTTCATGCTGCCGCTCGGCGTGTCCGCGGTGACCGTCGGGTTCGGGTTCCTCATCACGCTCGACCGCCCGCTCGGGTTCGACGTCGACCTGCGCACCTCGGGGCTGCTCGTGCCGATCGCGCAGGCGGTGGTGGCGGTCCCGCTCGTCGTGCGCACCGTCCTGCCCGTGCTGCGCGCGATCGACCCGCGGCTGCGCGAGGCGGCCGCCGTGCTCGGCGCCGCGCCGGGCCGTGTGCTGCGGACCGTGGACGGGCCCATCGGGCTGCGCTCGCTCGGGCTCGCGGTCGGGTTCGCGTTCGCCGTGTCGCTCGGGGAGTTCGGCGCGACGTCGTTCCTCGCGCGGCCCGACGCCGCGACCCTGCCCGTGGTGATCTTCCGGCTCATCGGCCGGCCCGGGGCGGAGAACTACGGCATGGCGCTCGCGGCGTCCGTCGTGCTCGCGGCGCTGACGGCGACGGTCATGATGGTGGCGGAGCGCCTGCGCGGCGACCGGCCGGGAGGGGAGTTCTGA
- a CDS encoding thiamine ABC transporter substrate binding subunit, with product MTTSTRRTIRAAAASAAVGLVATTLAACGGGEPAGPGDAASPGGTSGGTVTLVTHDSFAVSEGVLESFEEATGYTVEQVAPGDAGTLVNQLVLTKDSPLGDVVYGIDNTFASRAIAEGVLEPYQPEDLDPSAARYATGQYDVEGALTPIDVGDVCLNIDTAWFEENGVAEPRTLEDVTKPEYADLTVVTNPATSSPGLAFLLATVGAFGEDGWQGYWEKLRDNGVKVVDSWSDAYYVDFSGAGEGGQRPIALSYSTSPAFTVTEDGTQSTTAALLETCFRQVEYAGVLAGTDNPEGARALVDFLASPEFQADIPGQMYMYPADETVELPAEWQQFAPLSDAPFEVPPADVAEHRDEWIEQWTATVIG from the coding sequence ATGACCACGAGCACCCGCCGCACGATCCGCGCGGCCGCCGCGAGCGCCGCCGTCGGGCTCGTCGCGACGACGCTCGCCGCCTGCGGGGGCGGCGAGCCGGCAGGCCCCGGCGACGCCGCGTCGCCGGGCGGGACGTCGGGCGGCACCGTCACGCTCGTCACGCACGACTCGTTCGCCGTCTCCGAGGGCGTGCTGGAGTCGTTCGAGGAGGCGACCGGCTACACGGTCGAGCAGGTGGCGCCGGGCGACGCCGGCACGCTCGTCAACCAGCTCGTGCTGACGAAGGACTCGCCGCTCGGCGACGTGGTGTACGGGATCGACAACACGTTCGCGTCGCGCGCGATCGCCGAGGGCGTGCTCGAGCCGTACCAGCCGGAGGACCTCGACCCGTCGGCCGCGCGCTACGCGACGGGGCAGTACGACGTCGAGGGCGCCCTGACGCCGATCGACGTCGGCGACGTGTGCCTCAACATCGACACGGCGTGGTTCGAGGAGAACGGCGTCGCCGAGCCGCGCACGCTCGAGGACGTCACGAAGCCGGAGTACGCCGACCTGACGGTCGTGACCAACCCCGCGACGTCGTCGCCGGGCCTGGCGTTCCTGCTCGCGACGGTCGGGGCCTTCGGCGAGGACGGATGGCAGGGGTACTGGGAGAAGCTGCGCGACAACGGCGTCAAGGTCGTCGACAGCTGGTCGGACGCGTACTACGTCGACTTCTCGGGTGCGGGCGAGGGCGGCCAGCGGCCGATCGCGCTGTCGTACTCGACGTCGCCCGCGTTCACGGTGACCGAGGACGGCACGCAGTCCACGACCGCGGCGCTGCTCGAGACGTGCTTCCGTCAGGTCGAGTACGCGGGCGTCCTCGCGGGCACCGACAACCCGGAGGGCGCGCGGGCGCTCGTCGACTTCCTGGCGTCGCCCGAGTTCCAGGCCGACATCCCCGGCCAGATGTACATGTACCCGGCCGACGAGACCGTCGAGCTGCCGGCCGAGTGGCAGCAGTTCGCGCCGCTGTCCGACGCCCCGTTCGAGGTGCCGCCGGCCGACGTGGCCGAGCACCGCGACGAGTGGATCGAGCAGTGGACGGCGACGGTCATCGGGTGA